AATTCCCCTTAAATCGACTTCTGTACTACACAATTGCTGGACGATGTTCTGTAACCCTGGGGCTACTGCTGTTTTCGCTGTCGCTACCAAAGGCTGCCAAAAATGCCCCAGATTCTGTAAACTAGGCGGCATAGTTTCTGATGTCTGCTGAAGTTCCAACAGTCGCACACACCAACCTTGGACTCGCAGGTTATCTGGTAGCAGCAAACTGCTAGCAACTCCCAATTCTAATAAAGGTGTCCAAAGTTCAATGATTTGCCATAACCAGTAAACTTGTCGTACCGCTGTTGCTTGTTCCCATGCATCGGCGATGATGGGGTAAAGGCGCCCACTCTCATCTATCGGTGCATTTTCCAGCAATAGGATATCACCCGCATTAGGTTCTAGGGCGCGAGTAAACCCGTATGCTTGCGGCAGATGTAGTCGTTCTTGATATAACCGTAGATAAGGAATAACGTCTTCGGGTAATTCTTCCGGTACCTCTGGCGGTACTCCCGGTTGAGTATCCAGCCAAATCTGCTGCGTAATTACCTCATATCTATTAGCCACCGTTGTTCCTGGTGGAATTGTCGCTGCTAATGTCCCAGACGCCCAGAGATAGCGGTGAATTAGGGGCGTGTGACAATTTGCACAGCTACGATTCCCTACAGGATTCATCGGGTGAGTACAGATGGGATTTACGCAATAAATTATTCTTTGTGTAGAAATCATAAACCTATACGGCAGTCCTATTTGATTCAAGAACTTACTCGTAAATACAGGCAATAGGCAAGAGGCTATAGGCAATAGGTAAACGCAATCAGGTAAGATTACTCGCTTTGGGCAGGAATATTACCTAATGGTGCGTCTCATTAATTCTGATAGGTGTATTGATTTGTTCGTAGTTGCGTTTTAGCGCTGCGACAATTAAAAGCGCTAAAACGCAACTACAAACAATCCATCAAAATTAATGGGACAGACCACTAGCTTGGTGATATCTTCTACGCCAACCTGGGTAAAAGTATGGCGTAGGGTAGGGTGGTTCGTTTTTAACTGCCTGATATCCCTACATAAGTGTTAATACCCCTCAGTAAACCAAAGGTGTAGCGCCACGCATCGCACGTAAAGAATTTATACAAGCAGGGCAATCGCAGCCAAATAAAGTAATTGCCATATCGCTTTCTTGGTTATTGAACTCTAGTATGGGAACATCATCTTTAGATATCCCTGCTTCTGGCTGATAATCGGGAATTTCAGCTAATACGGAAGCTCTGGCACATACCAAACCGATTTTATGCTTATTGCGGATACAAGATAGACGGTCAGTTGATCTGTTTGCAGGCTCTATGGCTTGGGCTTGATTGATCATCACTCCCACAGATAGGATTGAGCCAAGAAGCACGGGAGTCGAAAGCAAACTGAGTATAAATTTGTTCATTTGTTTCCTTAAACAACAATTATGACTATTGAGAATAATCCGATTTACTCTTACAATTCAAGTCCAAGTCCATCAGGAATACTAATATCCAAGGTAGCTATCAATCAATAGATATATTTCTCGCAAAAACTAGAATTATAGATAGGTACTAGTCCCGCGATTTCAAACGACTAGTTATTGCTAAAATTGGGCGCAGATACCCCCCAACCCCCCCTGGAAAAGAGGGGCAGAAAGTCCTCAAAGTCCCCCTTTTTAAGGGGCATTTAGGGGGATATAAGACTTCATTTCACAGACTGACAGTCAATTTGGCCTCGGCTAATTGGGCATTTTCAGCGACAATTTTCCGAAATAGTTCGCCATCAATTGTCTCTACATCTGATAGCAAATCTACTAGATGCTCCAAAACTTTGCGGTTGTCCTGCAACAATTTTTTTGATAGTTGGTAGCAATGGTTAATAATTTCGCGGACTTGGGAATCAATTTTGGCAGCAATTTCTTCAGAATATTCTGATTTATTCATCCAATCACGTCCCAAAAATACCTCTTGGCTCTGATTTTCTAGAGACAATGGCCCTAATTCAGACATACCAAATCGTGTTACCATTTGTCGCGCCATATTTGTTACTTGTTGCAGGTCATTTCCTGCACCAGTGGTAACTTCCGGCTTCCCGAAAACAATTTCTTCGGCAGCGCGACCTGCTAAAGTGGCAGTAATCCTGGCTTTGAGTTGGGAACGGGAAATTAATCCTTGCTCCTCATTGGGCGTAAACCAAGTTAATCCCAAGGCTTGTCCCCGGGGGATGAGTGTAACTTTTTGCACGGGGTCATGGTTTTTGAGTAAGGTGCCGACCAAGGCGTGTCCTACTTCATGGTAGGCAATTAAGCGCTTACTCTTGCTGTCTACTAAGGCGGTACCTTCCATCCCGGCGACTACCCGGTCTACAGCAGCATCAACTTCTAGCAGGGTAATCGCTTCTTTGCGTCTTCTGGCGGTGAGAATTGCAGCTTCATTGAGTAGGTTGGCTAAGTCAGCGCCCGTAAAACCAGGAGTACGACGAGCGATCGCCTCTAATGATACGCCCGGATCAATTTTCTTATTCCGCGCATGGACTTTTAAAATCTCTAGTCGCCCTTTTAAATCTGGTGCATCAACTATCACTTGTCTATCAAAGCGTCCGGGACGCAATAGCGCTGCGTCAAGAACATCCGGGCGGTTGGTGGCAGCAATAATAATGATGCCAGTGTTACCTTCAAAACCATCCATCTCCGTCAGTAGTTGGTTGAGGGTTTGTTCGCGCTCATCGTTACCACCACCGATTCCAGCACCTCTTTGTCGTCCTACAGCATCGATTTCATCGATAAAAATCAAGCAGGGAGCATTATCTTTAGCTTTTTTAAACAAGTCGCGGACGCGGGAAGCACCCACACCCACGAACATTTCCACAAATTCCGAGCCGGAAATACTAAAAAATGGTACACCAGCTTCGCCAGCGATCGCCTTTGCCAATAAAGTTTTACCAGTACCAGGAGGACCGATTAACAACACGCCTTTAGGAATACGTGCGCCTACAGCGGTAAATCTTTCTGGCTGTTTGAGGAAGGTAACAACTTCTTGTAGTTCTTCTTTGGCTTCTTCTACCCCAGCCACATCCTCAAATTTTACACCAGTTTTTGCTTCCATTTGGAATCTAGCCCTGGATTTACCAAAATTCATCGCTTGGTTAGAAGCATTGGTAGAGCGGCGGAGGAACAATAGCATTAACGCCAAAAGTGGTAAAATCCACATCAGGTTAATCAACAAACTCACCGCAGCTCGACTGTTGGCAGAGGAAACTTCAGCAAAATCAACGTTTTTTTCTTTAAGCTTATTAATTAACTCTGTGTTTTGTTCCAAAAGCCTCACCTCTACCGGTGAATCTGGCTTTTCGGCTAAATATACCCTTGCTATTTGTTCGGCTTCGTCAAGTTCTACTTTTTTGACTTCCCCTCGGTCTGTTTTCTGAATCAACTGGCCATAAGTTAAGGGAGAATTATTGCGCTCTGCTTTTTGCGCTAATGCGGGATAACCCCCCAAAATCCCTGGTAATACAATCAAACTCGCTGCTAGGGCCCCAGTCCAATGAACGCGCTTTACCGATGGCTGTTTTTTCAATGCTTTTTTCCCGAAATTTGTCATAATAATTACCTTGTGTCTGGCTGGCATTACCTGATCGCTGGTTTTATGCCTATTCTTCTAGCAAAAATTGAAATAACTGGAAATAAATCTTTTCTCATCTAGTTTAACTTCCAGATTAAGCCATGCTCACGGATCTTCATACCAGTTTTAAATAATACTTTAAACAACTGACCCATTTACACTAGGGTTAATTAACGGCTGTATGGAGTTCTGAGTCTATCTCTCGATCCAGAAATGATTCATGTGGTTTATAATTTGGATGACTACATTTCTCTGTGTACCAGGGTTGTGAATCAACAACTGGAAAACTATCTTCAGGCTTGCCATCATTGTTTTCACCCCTGGAGTAACCTACTATTCAAATTTTCCCTGCTCCCTGCGCTCAGTCTTTTGGGATTGATGCTCTCTGCAATCTGCAAACAAATCCTATTACTCATCTGAGCCTCCCATTGGGAATTGTGCCCCCAAACCAAAATCTATTACGGAATCTCACCTACAATCTTATCCTGATTCGCGTTTTGGCGAGGAGAATCAGCTTGTCTATTGGATATTCAGAAATACTACTTTCTCCCGCAAATCTTAAGGGGAATTTTCTCAACAGGGGTGTTCTGAATTTTGAAATCCGAATGTGGATGGCAGGCTGCGATTATTGAGTGCGACTAACTCGATCAATGCCGTGATTTTTTGTTCCTAATTCTAGCATAGAGGTATTTATTATGTCAATTCCTTTGTTGGAGTATGCTCCTTCATCTCAAAATCAGCGTGTTATTGGCTTTGAGGTGCCTGGTGATGAACAACCGAGAATTTACACAACAGAGAACCTGCTGTCAACCACGGAAATGGATGACTTGATTACTGCTGCGTATCGGCAAATTTTTCATGAGCAGCAGATGCTGTCTAGTAATCGACAAATCTTTTTGGAATCTCAACTCAAAGCCAGACAGATTACGGTGAAAGACTTTATTTACGGATTAGTCTTATCCGATTCTTTTCGTCGGCTTAATTACGATGCCAACAATAATTATCGCTTTGTGGAAATCTGTGTACAACGGATTTTGGGACGGAAGATTTATGGCGATCGCGAAAAATTTGCTTGGTCAATAGTCCTGGCTACTAAAGGACTCAAAGGTTTAATTAACGATTTGCTCAACAGCGAAGAATATATCAACAACTTTGGTAACGATACGGTTCCTTATCAACGGCGTCGGGTTTTACCCCAGCATTCTCAGGGCGAGTTACCCTTTGAGCGGATGGCACGCTACGGCACCGATTATCGTGACAAGTTACCATTGTCCATGAGAGGATACAAGCAAGTTCAGCCATTGACTCTACAAACATTCTTGCGTAGTTCTGACAGAGATGTTGTCTTATGGCTAGCAGCTTCTATAGTCGTTTTGATAGCCTTAGTGTATTTGCTGCCAATATTTGGTTTATTGCCACACATTGGGCCTTACTAGTCACTTAAGGTCAATAGACCATGCTGTAGGGGCGCAAGGCCTTGCGCCCCTACTGGCGGTAATAACGAGAATTTGGGTGGGTCATTCCCCTACAAGTCAGGTTATCGAAAAATTGGGTTTAAAACCCCGTCCTTCTAGGACGGCTTTTGGTACAATATGAGATGTGGAAGGGTAATTAACCACTTAAAAAACCCTATTGCTACCTAACACGTAGACGCTGTACCTTCTCCCAAAGGGAGAGGCTACGCCAAGACAACTGAATCTAGACGGTTCTACTTCGTAGTTCTAGTATTACCTGGAAGTAGGTAAAAGATTCATAGGTACTAGACGAACGGCATTGTATGGGCATATAGCAGTATGCCTCTAACAAACAAATTTTGCACGCCACGCTGTGCAACTATGGTCGGGCAGACCAAAAGTTAACGCTTGGGGAGAGAACCACCTCTGGTCTAGATACCGCAAGGGGTCTAGGCTAAGTGGACTCGTTGAACCAAGAATCCTCATGCCTTTAGGCTGAGGAGTGTCAATTGACATATTAGGCCACAAATCGCTAAAATAAACATAATCATAACGATTCCGTTTTTTAATAATTATTGTATTCGTAGATTAAGAGTTTGTGGGTTAATTATGGTGAAAATTGTTGCTATTGGTGGTAGTTTAAGACCCAACTCCTATACCTATCTGGCTTTGCAAATAGCAGCACAAAGGGTAGAAGCGCTAGGCGCAGAGATAGAAATTCTGGATTTGCGCCAGTTGCAGTTACCTTTTTGTCATGGCGGTAAGGAGTATCCAGAATATCCAGACGTTCAGCGATTACGGAATAGCGTTTACAATGCCGATGGGTTAATTTTAGCCACACCTGAGTATCATGGCGGCGTTAGTGGCGTGCTAAAAAATGCCCTAGATTTGATGAGCTTTGAAGAACTGTCTGGTAAAGTAACTGGACTGATTAGCGTATTAGGTGGTCAGTCGAATAGCAACGCCCTCAACGACCTAAGGCTAATTGTCCGCTGGGTACATGGTTGGGTAATACCAGAACAAATTGCCATTGGACAAGCTTACGCTGCCTTCAGTCCAGAGGGCAAGCTATTAGATGAAAAACTTTCCCAACGCTTTGATCAATTTGCTCAAAGTTTAGTTGACAACACCCGCAAGCTGCGAGGCGTTAGTTAGAGTTAGGAGTTGGGAGTTGAGAGGCGATTAATTATTGCTAGTACTCTGTCAAGATAAAAATGATGGACTGTAGTGCGGGCATCTTGCCCGCGTGAGCGAGACGCTCACACTACCAAAAATCCCTCAAAATAAAATTGACAGACTACTAGTGGGGTGGGCAAAATTTTGCCCACCTCCTAACTCCTAACTTTAATGATGATGGTGGTGATGGTGATTGGTTAACTGGGGATTAACCGTCATTGCTTCGGCCGACAGCAACTCACCAATATGAGCATTCGCCCATTCAGCAGCCATAGCCAAAAATTCGGGATGGTCGTTGACACAAGCCATTTGCACATAGTCCACTTGGGGATGCTTTTTCTCTAAAGCATGGATGATATGATGCACATCTAATAAAGTTTCGTGGTTTTCTGTCGCAAAGCCAATCGGCATAAAAATTACCACTTTTGCACCCAATTGAATCAGGTTATTGGCTGCTTGCTCGGCATTGGGCAGAGTCCATTCAATTAGGGGTGTATCATGGTTGAGCCAACCGACAGAAATTAAAGGATAGCGGTTAATCAACTTATCACGTACCAAGTCGTACAGTGCTTGACTTTCGGTAATCCCAGAGGTGAAGCCTTTAGCTTTGTGGGGACAACCGTGATTCATCAGCACAATCCCGATTTGAGAAGGTAGGTAAGCTGCTGCTATGTCAGGGTTAATTTTCTCTTCTACCAAACGAGCCATCAAATTGATGTAGGCTGGCTCATTGAAGAAAGAAGGAATATAGCGCAGTCCTTTTAACCAGTGTTCATTACCATCAGCCAACTCGGCTAAAGCATTGTTAACTTGCTCAACCGCAATCCCGCTGGTAAAGATCGAATCAACTACCAGTAAAGGATAAATCAGAATTTTTTCAAAGCCTTGGTTTTTAATTTCCGCCAAAACTTGGTTAGGTAAGAAAGGGGCGCAAAAGTTGAAAGCCTTGAAGACTTTGACCCCTTCACCCCACTTATGTTGCAAATCATGCTCGATTCCAGCACGTTGCTTTTCAAAGATGGCGTTGTGTGGGGAGATAAAATCGTGGTGTGTGTGTCCCCACTCATGACGGTCAAATAACGCCAAAAGCTTGGCGAGGGGCGGATAAATCCAAGTGGGGACAGGTGCAAATTTTGCTGTCAGTAGATTTAAAGCCTGTTCGTTATAGTTAGCAAAATCTTCATAGCTTTCGACTTCGCCGTAGCCCATAAGCAATACGGCTACACGGTCTTTAGCTGATAGATGCTCGTGGGTGTGTTGTGTTTTTTCCGGCGTGGCAACCACAATGAGTTCCTCAATATAACCAGAATGGAGAGATGCATTGACGTTCTCACCGCACTTTTAGGGCGGTGATTCAGTTTTTTTTGGTAACTAGGAAAGATATCTATACTTTCCCTGACTATATATATTATCATTATCCCATCCGGGGGGATAGCATAGGTACAATAATCATAACCAGACTTGGACAGGACTTACGCACTAGGCTATTCGTGGAGATAGGACTTGTGGGCATAGGGCATAGGGCATTTTTGAGTGTAATAGAGATTTGAATGCTGCTATTAATTTAAGAAAAGAAGCGGTCAGATTGACCGTGTTAGCCTGTGGACTGGATAGTGCCGACACTTCCTAGTCGTTGCAGGAAGAAAAAGCGGACATTTGTTAGCTTTTTTGGATCGGCTTAATCTTTGCACAATAGCGGCTAATTAACTAGAATATTTTCGAGGGGAAGGTAAGATTTGGTAATTTTCACAAAAAAATACGCATATTTTAATCTCGATCAGAGATTTAAACTGTCACACAAGTTACATTTGACCGATTTACTTATTTGCTACATTATATGCTTTGCCAACCTTGTGTTCAGCATGAAAGAATTACGGTGATATGCATAAGTCCTGTTAGAATTTTTGGTTTATCTGAGAAAATACGAGAACTGAGGATGAGTGCCAAATCAGTATACAGGAAGCAGCTTTATCGTCAAGGTGTTAGAGGTTAAAAGCTAATGGGGCGATTTGAGAAGCAACCAGACAACCCGCGAGTAAGAGGCGAGATATCCAGAGCAGCAGAAACTGCTTTATGGGGTGTAGTTGAGGATTTAGAAAATCTTCAGCAGCATGTCCTCAGGTCGTTACAGGAAGACGTAAAGCGGCTTCAGGCGGACAAAAACCGTTTAAGTGATGAGATTCAACGCCTGGTCGATGAAAAACAACAGTTACAACAAGTACGACAAATCACAGAGCAGCAGGTGCTAATTCGTCAGCTAGCAGAAGCTTTGGCCAAGCATATATCTTCGCAGCTGCAATCATCTCTGACTACTTTAGCTAGCCAAACATTAGAGAACACCCCCAGAGCGGGGCTGAAGTCAGAACAGTCCCTCAGCACCCCTGAAACTGTGAACAATGAAAAGGTTGAACAACTTTTTGGTGCTTTGGATAACACCCTCAGCATTACCTTTAACTCCCTACAACAGGAAATTAAGAGCTATCAAGGTAATATTTCCCAACAGTTGTCTCAGATGCGGAGCCAACAACAGCAAGGGGAAGCTATTTTAACGGAGTTAATTAATCGTCTGGAGGGGTTGGAAAAAACAGTTGAGGAAACTTCACTAAAAGTAGTAAATGTTTCACCGTCTCGTGAGTCGCGATCGCCGGAACAACCAGCAGTAAAAGTTTCATCACCTACTGTATTACAACTGAGTGAGCCAGAACAGAATGGTTACTTTAAACCATCACCGCAGCTGGGAGGAGTAACGAGTCAAATCACTGAGCCAATTTCTGTCATCCCCAGAGAATTACCAGCCAGTGAAACAACATTAGAGCCTGTGGTGTCATCGCTGATCACACCAGCGCCAACAGAAAACTCCCCTGAGCCAATTTCTGTCATCCCCAGAGAATTACCAGCCAGTGAAACAACATTAGAGCCTGTGGTGTCATCGCTGATCACACCAGCGCCAACAGAAAACTCCCCTGAGCCAATTTCTGTCATCCCCAGAGAATTACCAGCCAGTGAAACAACATTAGAGCCTGTGGTGTCATCGCTGATCACACCAGCGCCAACAGAAAACTCCCCTGAGCCAATTTCTGTCATCCCCAGAGAATTACCAGCCAGTGAAACGACATTAGAGCCTGTGGTGTCATCAACAATGACACCAGCGCCAACAAAAAACTCCCCTGAGCCAATTTCTGTTATTCCCAGAGAATTACCAGCCAGTGAAACGACATTAGAGCCTGTGCTGTCATCAACAATGACACCAGCGCCAACAGAAAACTCCCCTGAGCCAATTTCTGTTATTCCCAGAGAATTACCAGAACGCAAAATTAGGAGAGAGCCTACTCCACTATCGCGCAGAGAAAAAGCAACACCCCCAACACCAAGCACACCCCGCGCTCAAACATTGTCACCTATTCAGATAGGGTTTTTGTTGATTGTGTTGTCTACGGTGTTGTCATCGCTGTATAACGTCGCCATTAAAGTGCTGTTTCAAGAAGGTTCTCAGGTTCTAGGAGTGACGGTAGAGGGCTTGATTTTGCCGAACTTGGGGAATACTTTCTTAATTTTAATGCTGCGGTTGCTGGTCGTTGTGCCACTAATGTTAATGTTAGCGCCGATGATGCATTCACAAATATGGGAAGACTTGCAAAATCTGTTTGATTCCGCAGGAGCTAAACCAAATTCTACTGATGGGAAAAAACCGAAAACTTTGCAGTTGTCAATAGCCAGTGGATGCTGTTTGTTTCTCTCCCAGGTGCTAATTTACATTGCGATTGGTCAAATTACAACTGGCGCGGCGATCGCGCTTTTCTTTATCTATCCGATTATCAGCGGACTGTTGTCTTGGCTTTTATTTCGCGATCGCCCTAGCTTATTCCGTTCCGGTGCGATCGGCGCTCTTTTTTGCGGTGAACTGCTAGTTTTGGGAGGTGCATCCAGTACGAGTACAGGTAATGTTGTGCTGGGGAGCAGCGCCGCTATTTTTGCGGGAATCGCTTTTTCTGCCTACGTTATTCTAACAAGGTTGTGTGCTAATAAAGTCCATCCTGTCTCTTTGACTCTAATTAACTTCACTACCATGTTGCTCTTGAGCTGTATCTGTTTGCTCATACCTTTACCGAGCGACTGGAGTCTGAACATTGACATGACTAAGATATTGGAAATTATTTTAACTGCTTTTATTTTGGGTGTACTGACTCTCTGCAGTTATGTGTTGAATAATATTGGGATTAGTAAACTAGGTGCATCTCGGTCAGCGATTATCGGCGCCAGTGTCCCAATTTTAACCGTCATTTTCGCTGGTTTGATTATTCAGGACAGCTTGGAAATTGTCCAGATTTTGGGAGTTTTACTAGTAACTTTTAGCGCCGCTGCTTTCAGCTTTGAAAGCTTGCAAAATCAAGTTAAGTCCTCTAGTTCCACAAATTAAATTTCGTAATTCATAATTCGTAATTCGTCATGGGCTACGCCCCGCTACGAAGCACGTAATTACCTTTTACTCAGGGTTTGTCAAGTTTCTAATGGGTGGTTTATTTACGCCGCGCTGTGCTATTACTCCACCCAGGGCTATTTCATTCTAGACATAAACCGCCCTACACTGAAGTGTAGGGCTAATAGCTAAAGTCCGTTAAAACGGACTATAACCTTTTCTCAGTCGTCTTTAGACGACTTTAGCTATTAGACTCAGAATTCATTCTGAGGCGGGCTAGATGAGAATGAAATAGCCCTGTTACTCCACCAGATTAATTCTGATAGGTGAATTGATTTGTTCGTAGTTACGCTTGAGCGCTCTTGATTGTCCGAGCGATCAAACGCAACTACGAACAACCTATCAAAATTAATGGGACAGACCAACAGGGAACATTTTAACAGTTATCAGTTATCAGTTATCAGTTATCACTCAAGAGTGATGTGTTTATCGTTACGCCTTGATAACTGTTCACTGTTCGTTGACTACTGATTTAAATGTGACACTAGCGTAAGTCCTGATTTTTCCTAGGGAATATTTGCTACACAAATCTCAATAAATCTAGATTTTTATTTTTAGTATAATTTTTTTTAATAAAAATTAGCTAATTGTTTAGAATATATAACCTCAGAGAAAATTAATAAAAAAATGCTATAATTGAGAATAGTTTTTTGTAAAAAATTAACAGGTATTGTCAACTACCTACACTGACCAATGGTTGTGTGTAGGCTTACAAGAATCAGCTTGTAACTAAGAGATGACTAGCTCACAAGCCATTACCTGACACGTACGAACAGATGTTTCCCTAGTCTGGACTATTTACAAACTACCTGATTAGTAGTGCTTGCAGAAAGGACATTTTGGTAGTGGTGAGCTAAGGGACTTACAACTTGCACGAAAGGATTATCTCCATGATTCGTGTATAAAAGATTGGTTGTTTTGTCGCTGTCCTCCTCCCTCTTCTGGCTGTGCAACACTTCGGCTACGCTCAGTGACCAGAAAATGGTCACAGGACGCGACAAAACAACCCCGCAATTGGTCCCGACACCGAATCATTCGCGCAGCGTCTGTCTGCGACACGCTCCGCGAACGTAGAGAAGATTACGGTGTGGGACTCCTTGCGGGTTTAGTTGATGAGCAGGGGAATAGTCTTTTGTCAGAGAGCTATTTTTCCTCAGCCACATTAAATTAAGTAGTTTTCACAGTGCTATCTTGCCTAGGCAGGACAAAGACGCATGTAAGTAAAATCACTGTGTCTGTTGCCACTGCTAAAGAAGCAAGAAAACTAGGATACACATGACAGGCTTTTTTAGCTTTCTGGAAACAATAAAGTTTACTCAGATGGCGTAAGAGCTTACTGGCAAAAGCTTTCGGGATGACCGGAATCTATCCATGTGATGCTTGGTTCTATTAAGCAAAAATACTTCTTATAGGTGTGTACCATAAATTACGCATAAAATAACAATTCTGACTACCAAGAATCATATAGTTAAAGCATAATAGATAATCTGGAGTCAGGAACCCCACGCCTAAAAGCGGGGGCGCAGAAATTGCCCTAACCTGACCAGACTAAGTACATTTCGGCGAGCTACTTGCGCGCCTCTGGTACTTAAGTTTAAGGTAAGAGTTCAAGACCTACCCTGGAATACCTAGCCAGTTCCAGGCTCTAGAACTAAGGGATTAAACAGGCTTAAGGTTTAAGCCAGTCTCTCCTAGATAGTTACCGACCTTAAACATTGTCAAGGCTAACAATACTGACCTAGCAAGGCGATTCCCGGCACACAGGGAAATAAATAGGCACTACTCCTGTGCTGATTCAACCCCGCAAGGAGGACAACAGTTAAGTGCCTGAGCCTTAGCCTCCACGTCTAAAGCCACTTGGTTACACGACGCGGAGGGTTTGGTGAAAATATTGCCTTCAGTCGGGTGTATACTACTTACTTTCCTTTGACTAATAACTCTGTAAACGTGCTATTCAATTGTCTGTAATATGAGTAACGACATAGATCTGATCAAACGTCTCGGCCCCAGTGCGATGGATCAGATCATGCTTTATCTGGCTTTCAGTGCCATGCGGACGAGTGGGCACAGGCATGGGGCATTTTTAGATGCAGCAGCAACAGCGGCTAAGTGTGCTATTTACATGACCTATCTGGAGCAGGGACAAAACCTGCGGATGACAGGGCATTTGCACCACTTAGAGCCAAAGCGGGTGAAAATCATTGTAGAGGAAGTCAGACAAGCCCTGACTGAGGGCAAATTGTTGAAGATGCTCGGTTCTCAGGAACCGCGTTATCTAATTCAATTGCCTTACGTCTGGATGGAAAAATATCCTTGGCGACCGGGGAGATCGCGTATTCCCGGCACAAGTCTGACAACCGAAGAAAAAAGGCAAATTGAGCAGAAATTGCCCAGTAATCTGCCTGACGCCCAGTTAATCACCTCCTTTGAGTTTCTGGAATTAATTGAATTTCTGCACAAGCGATCGCAAGAGGATATGCCTCCCCAGAACCAGATGCCTTTAAGTGAAGCTTTGGCGGAGCATATTAAGCGCCGTCTGCTATACTCAGGCACTGTTACGCGGATTGATTCTCCTTGGGGAATGCCCTTTTATGCTCTGACCCGTCCTTTTTATGCGCCAGCGGACGATCAGGAGCGTACTTACATCATGGTCGAAGATACCGCTCGGTATTTTCGGATAATGAAAGATTGGGCAGAACGGCGACCAAATGCTATGCGAGTGTTGGAAGAGCTGGATATTCCACCAGAACGATGGGATCAGGCTCAAGAAGAATTGGATGAAGTCATCCGCGCTTGGGCAGATAAATATCACCAAGACGGTGGCGTTCCCATGATTTTACAGATGGTTTTTGGTAAAAAAGAAGACTAATAATCAGGATGCAGAAGACTGCGTACGATTTTTTTTTACGCACTACTAGCAGCAGTCAAAATCAACAATCAAAAGTCCACACTAGTTGTGGACTTTTGACTTTTGACACTCTCAGGTCTAAAGACACTGAGATTCTTTAAGACTTGCTTAAAAGGGATAGTCA
The Gloeotrichia echinulata CP02 DNA segment above includes these coding regions:
- a CDS encoding EamA family transporter yields the protein MGRFEKQPDNPRVRGEISRAAETALWGVVEDLENLQQHVLRSLQEDVKRLQADKNRLSDEIQRLVDEKQQLQQVRQITEQQVLIRQLAEALAKHISSQLQSSLTTLASQTLENTPRAGLKSEQSLSTPETVNNEKVEQLFGALDNTLSITFNSLQQEIKSYQGNISQQLSQMRSQQQQGEAILTELINRLEGLEKTVEETSLKVVNVSPSRESRSPEQPAVKVSSPTVLQLSEPEQNGYFKPSPQLGGVTSQITEPISVIPRELPASETTLEPVVSSLITPAPTENSPEPISVIPRELPASETTLEPVVSSLITPAPTENSPEPISVIPRELPASETTLEPVVSSLITPAPTENSPEPISVIPRELPASETTLEPVVSSTMTPAPTKNSPEPISVIPRELPASETTLEPVLSSTMTPAPTENSPEPISVIPRELPERKIRREPTPLSRREKATPPTPSTPRAQTLSPIQIGFLLIVLSTVLSSLYNVAIKVLFQEGSQVLGVTVEGLILPNLGNTFLILMLRLLVVVPLMLMLAPMMHSQIWEDLQNLFDSAGAKPNSTDGKKPKTLQLSIASGCCLFLSQVLIYIAIGQITTGAAIALFFIYPIISGLLSWLLFRDRPSLFRSGAIGALFCGELLVLGGASSTSTGNVVLGSSAAIFAGIAFSAYVILTRLCANKVHPVSLTLINFTTMLLLSCICLLIPLPSDWSLNIDMTKILEIILTAFILGVLTLCSYVLNNIGISKLGASRSAIIGASVPILTVIFAGLIIQDSLEIVQILGVLLVTFSAAAFSFESLQNQVKSSSSTN
- the hetR gene encoding heterocyst differentiation master regulator HetR — its product is MSNDIDLIKRLGPSAMDQIMLYLAFSAMRTSGHRHGAFLDAAATAAKCAIYMTYLEQGQNLRMTGHLHHLEPKRVKIIVEEVRQALTEGKLLKMLGSQEPRYLIQLPYVWMEKYPWRPGRSRIPGTSLTTEEKRQIEQKLPSNLPDAQLITSFEFLELIEFLHKRSQEDMPPQNQMPLSEALAEHIKRRLLYSGTVTRIDSPWGMPFYALTRPFYAPADDQERTYIMVEDTARYFRIMKDWAERRPNAMRVLEELDIPPERWDQAQEELDEVIRAWADKYHQDGGVPMILQMVFGKKED